One genomic region from Euleptes europaea isolate rEulEur1 chromosome 6, rEulEur1.hap1, whole genome shotgun sequence encodes:
- the LOC130479640 gene encoding gap junction gamma-1 protein-like produces the protein MSWSFLTRLLEEINQHSTFVGKVWLTVLIVFRIVLTAVGGESIYYDEQSKFVCNTQQPGCENVCYDAFAPLSHVRFWIFQIILISMPSVMYLGFALHRLSRQPPQKNRVPVVRRGTVRDYEEKEDNGEEDPMIFEEVEPEKEVKATKGQRHDGRRRIKDDGLMTAYVLQLLCRSALEVGFLLGQYVLYRFEVNPSYVCSRSPCPHTVDCFVSRPTEKTIFLLIMYAVSGLCLCLNICELCHLGVGGILDAFRSSGKDTSAAPRHPYGQKDPSAPPTYHSLKKESSKSQLAKDKLAYGGESLAGGATERYTVPPGLPSHELERLRKHLRMAQEHLEMAFRLQPLDTASPSRSGSPESNGLAAEQNRLNLAHEKEGAACERTTGL, from the exons ATGAGCTGGAGTTTCCTGACGCGCCTCCTTGAGGAGATCAACCAGCATTCAACTTTTGTGGGGAAAGTGTGGCTCACTGTGCTGATTGTCTTCCGCATTGTGCTGACTGCTGTGGGGGGCGAGTCCATCTACTATGACGAGCAGAGCAAGTTTGTGTGCAACACCCAGCAGCCAGGCTGTGAGAACGTGTGCTATGATGCCTTTGCTCCGCTTTCGCATGTCCGtttctggatcttccagatcatCTTGATATCCATGCCCTCTGTAATGTACCTGGGCTTTGCATTGCACCGACTCTCGCGCCAGCCTCCTCAGAAAAACAGAGTGCCTGTGGTGCGACGTGGCACAGTCCGTGACTATGAGGAGAAGGAGGACAACGGTGAGGAAGACCCCATGATTTttgaggaggtggagccagagaaaGAGGTGAAGGCCACCAAGGGCCAGAGACATGATGGCCGTCGGCGCATCAAGGATGATGGGCTGATGACAGCATATGTGCTGCAGCTGCTGTGCCGCTCTGCATTGGAGGTGGGCTTTCTGCTGGGGCAGTATGTGCTCTACCGCTTTGAGGTGAACCCCTCGTACGTGTGCAGCCGGAGCCCCTGCCCCCACACTGTCGATTGCTTTGTCTCCCGTCCCACTGAAAAAACAATCTTCCTCCTCATCATGTATGCTGTGAGCGGCCTTTGTTTGTGTCTCAATATCTGTGAGCTGTGCCACCTGGGTGTGGGCGGGATCCTGGACGCCTTCCGGAGCTCTGGCAAGGATACCAGTGCGGCTCCCAGGCACCCCTACGGCCAAAAGGATCCCAGCGCACCCCCTACTTACCATTCTCTCAAGAAGGAGTCCTCAAAGAGCCAGCTAGCCAAGGACAAACTGGCCTATGGTGGAGAGAGCTTGGCTGGCGGGGCGACGGAACGCTacactgttccaccaggcctccCGAGCCATGAACTGGAACGGCTGCGGAAGCACCTGAGGATGGCGCAGGAGCACCTGGAAATGGCCTTTCGCCTCCAGCCGCTGGACACTGCCAGCCCCTCGCGTAGCGGCAGCCCCGAGTCAAACGGCCTGGCTGCCGAACAGAACCGTCTCAACTTGGCACATGAGAAGGAAGGAGCAGCCTGTGAGCGAACGACTG GTCTCTGA
- the INHA gene encoding inhibin alpha chain — MLDQSAWHLLPLTSSMLALLLALLSPAAVAGCSGGQVQRQLILAKVKAHFLEFLGPAPQAGRVQVGQRGLHRRHASTARSWEEKDTSQVIIFPSTDVPCEPPRPLELPEDSGVFTYFFQPSPHALSRVVTSAQLWFYTGPVKVQSSRPSDEASNSSTPGAEILKLSKEGRVPVATMAVPAAEGWTVFHFSNSFLPHFAQKIFVLLIRCPGCPCMADAEKMPFLVAATKPKSRDRAPRSLVLRPSAALNLLQRPSDDAADHANCHRASVNITFEELNWSHWIVHPSSFEFHYCYGSCSDTYTIKSNVQLCCAALVSTIKSLRVRTTTDGGYSFQYDSLPLLTQDCVCL, encoded by the exons ATGTTGGATCAGAGTGCCTGGCACCTCCTCCCCCTCACCAGCTCCATGCTGGCCCTGCTGCTGGCCCTGCTGTCTCCTGCAGCTGTGGCTGGCTGCAGCGGGGGCCAGGTGCAGAGGCAACTCATCCTGGCCAAAGTCAAGGCTCATTTCCTGGAGTTCCTTGGTCCTGCACCCCAAGCCGGCAGGGTTCAGGTGGGCCAAAGGGGACTCCACAGGCGACATGCCTCAACTGCCCGCAGCTGGGAGGAAAAGGATACATCCCAAGTGATCATCTTCCCCTCCACAG ATGTGCCATGTGAGCCACCTCGGCCCCTGGAGCTCCCAGAGGACTCAGGGGTTTTCACCTACTTCTTCCAGCCCTCCCCTCATGCCCTGAGCCGTGTGGTGACCTCGGCCCAGCTGTGGTTCTACACAGGGCCGGTGAAAGTGCAGAGCAGCCGTCCCTCAGATGAAGCATCCAACAGCTCCACGCCAGGGGCCGAGATCCTAAAGCTCTCCAAAGAAGGCCGGGTCCCAGTGGCCACCATGGCAGTGCCGGCCGCGGAGGGCTGGACGGTCTTTCACTTTAGCAACTCCTTCTTACCTCATTTTGCCCAGAAGATATTTGTGCTGTTAATTCGCTGCCCTGGCTGCCCTTGCATGGCAGATGCTGAAAAGATGCCCTTCCTTGTGGCGGCCACCAAACCCAAGAGCCGTGACCGGGCCCCACGCTCCTTGGTACTGAGGCCCTCAGCTGCCCTCAACCTGCTGCAGAGACCCTCAGATGATGCCGCAGACCATGCCAACTGCCACCGGGCCTCCGTCAACATAACCTTTGAAGAGCTGAACTGGAGCCACTGGATTGTGCACCCCAGTAGCTTTGAGTTTCACTACTGCTACGGGAGCTGCTCAGACACCTACACAATCAAGTCCAACGTCCAGCTGTGCTGTGCGGCCCTGGTGAGCACCATAAAATCGCTGCGAGTCCGCACCACCACAGATGGGGGCTACTCCTTCCAGTATGACTCCTTGCCCCTGCTCACCCAGGATTGTGTCTGCCTATAG